A window of the Harmonia axyridis chromosome 5, icHarAxyr1.1, whole genome shotgun sequence genome harbors these coding sequences:
- the LOC123680484 gene encoding uncharacterized protein LOC123680484, which yields MDVDACALISLVENKPVLWDKTLDDYKLTNRRLEAWREICLILNPEFEKLDEKERKKYGKSVSDKWNNIRDTWRKSMKNKKDEKKSGSAAKKSRRYIHEEQLMFLKKVYEPRSTQESIQNCDEGNVQSGPSNATEFRKPSIPKSTKSTTDVDEKISKFLDSRMTQQKENPNLLFFKGVLPAVDSFTMDETLEFQAGVLALIQKIKGRNRVGFQRYDYQTEWQDPYRGYHTQPLQQLAAFVHSPSPTSQSSYHSQPSPAATSALQSIQQTTAFVHSPSPTSQSSYHSQPSPAATSALQSIQQTAAFVHSPSPTSQSSYHSQQSSAASSVSNYDFEEF from the exons ATGGACGTGGACGCTTGCGCGTTAATATCGCTAGTCGAAAATAAACCCGTATTGTGGGATAAAACTTTGGACGATTACAAATTAACTAATCGACGATTAGAAGCATGGCGTGAAATTTGCTTAATATTAAATCCTGAATTCGAGAAATTGGACGAaaaggaaagaaaaaaatatg GAAAATCTGTATCTGATAAATGGAACAACATTCGAGACACATGGcgaaaatcgatgaaaaataagaaagatgaaaaaaaatctggatctgctgCCAAAAAGTCTCGACGTTATATACACGAAGAACAGTTGATGTTTTTAAAGAAGGTTTATGAGCCAAGATCAACCCAAGAGTCTATTCAAAACTGCGATGAAGGAAATGTACAAAGTGGTCCTAGTAATGCAACTGAGTTTCGTAAACCTTCGATTCCCAAAAGCACGAAGAGCACAACAGACGTCGATGAAAAGATATCTAAGTTCCTGGACTCTAGGATGacacaacaaaaagaaaatccaaatttactttttttcaaGGGTGTATTACCCGCCGTCGATTCTTTCACAATGGATGAAACTTTAGAGTTCCAAGCAGGAGTTTTAGCTctaatacaaaaaatcaaaggCCGAAATAGAGTTGGTTTCCAAAGATATGATTATCAAACTGAATGGCAAGATCCATATCGTGGATACCATACACAACCTCTTCAGCAGCTGGCAGCGTTCGTACATTCACCATCACCAACCTCTCAGTCATCGTATCATTCTCAACCATCTCCTGCAGCGACAAGTGCATTACAATCTATTCAGCAAACGACAGCGTTCGTACATTCACCATCACCAACCTCTCAGTCATCGTATCATTCTCAACCATCTCCTGCAGCGACAAGTGCATTACAATCTATTCAGCAAACGGCAGCGTTCGTACATTCACCATCACCAACCTCTCAGTCATCGTATCATTCTCAACAATCTTCAGCAGCATCAAGTGTATCAAATTATGATTTTGAGGAATTTTAG
- the LOC123680483 gene encoding protein ALP1-like has translation MDGDDDVLILWWYLRRMRRKRCRKRRQHWVHPILRDRFSTGTFETLMGELRNDEAKFFNYFRMSFSSFDDLLGRISMDIKLQDTRFRECICPQQRLSICLRYFASGCSFKELHYSYRVGISTISKIIKETSVIIWKRLCTDFMKLPDTEGEWEAIANGFETKANFPHCLGAVDGKHIRIIKPCHSGSMFFNYKDYFSFVLLAVVDSEYRFIYISIGSYGKECDSTILKNSTFWQKFNDGSLNIPNPKPVHETIHEEMPYVLIGDEGFSLTPNLLRPYGGTHLDHEKKIFNYRLSRARRYVECAFGILANKWRILHRPIDLQIETAINVIKACTVLHNFVRDKDGINLQQNPISMETSEETGPFPRRPHPRPCRGGPTANIIRRAFAEYFSSDLGSIPWQETAI, from the exons ATGGACGGCGACGATGATGTTCTTATATTGTGGTGGTATTTGAGGCGAATGAGACGAAAAAGATGTAGAAAACGAAGACAACATTGGGTGCATCCTATACTTCGAGACCGATTTTCCACAGGGACATTTGAAACATTGATGGGAGAATTAAGGAATGATGAGGCGAAGTTCTTTAACTACTTTCGAATGTCTTTTTCCTCTTTCGACGATCTCTTGGGAAGAATTTCAATGGACATAAAATTACAAGACACAAGATTTAGAGAGTGCATTTGTCCACAACAAAGGCTGTCCATATGTTTAAG atattttgcttctggGTGTTCGTTTAAGGAACTCCACTACTCATATAGGGTAGGAATATCGACtattagtaaaataataaaagaaacaagCGTCATTATTTGGAAGAGATTATGCACAGATTTCATGAAGTTGCCTGATACAGAGGGAGAATGGGAAGCCATTGCAAATGGATTTGAAACAAAAGCTAACTTTCCTCATTGTCTTGGAGCTGTAGACGGAAAGCACATCAGAATTATAAAACCATGCCATAGTGGTTCCAtgttttttaattataaagatTATTTCTCGTTTGTATTACTTGCTGTGGTAGATTCAGAATACCGATTCATCTACATAAGTATTGGTTCATATGGGAAAGAGTGTGATTCTACCATATTAAAGAACAGTACCTTTTGGCAAAAGTTTAATGATGGTTCATTAAATATACCAAACCCCAAGCCTGTGCATGAAACCATACATGAAGAAATGCCGTATGTACTCATTGGGGACGAAGGCTTTAGCTTAACACCGAATCTCTTGAGACCATATGGGGGTACACATCTagatcatgaaaaaaaaatcttcaactaTCGCTTGAGCCGAGCTAGAAGATATGTTGAGTGTGCCTTTGGTATTCTAGCCAATAAATGGAGAATCCTGCATCGGCCGATAGATCTTCAAATAGAAACGGCGATTAACGTCATAAAAGCTTGTACGGTTTTACATAACTTTGTCCGAGATAAAGACGGTATTAATTTACAACAAAACCCAATAAGTATGGAAACAAGTGAAGAAACGGGCCCGTTTCCACGTCGTCCACATCCTCGACCGTGTAGAGGTGGTCCTACTGCAAATATAATTCGAAGAGCATTTGCTGAATACTTCTCGTCTGATCTTGGTTCAATACCTTGGCAGGAAACAGCTATATGA